In a genomic window of Styela clava chromosome 7, kaStyClav1.hap1.2, whole genome shotgun sequence:
- the LOC144425216 gene encoding uncharacterized protein LOC144425216 gives MDMLEREILKVLPSLPNEAVKAAAKVLCDDVGVDEVSDLCVVVEDDLKGVLKPAKIRLLLNAWKVESEKSSGMLEDVSPASTPSTSMDIPSSSTPKSLFQFKVPWEKFPPELLVCCKNKLKPPPLLRKEMVRILVEDVDKINRKPSKKEFDYIARAITDKYPEAFQDAFGGQVIGSGHKSLCDQMVNRREYFRRSRRRLGYETPRKRKFGSPEKKSTSTDHTDDMVKNQDWLKEHFKLQHHNATEVLIKMASTFDLQRLTINSFMMITDLRLEWPFLFEKLYLYEHYARLQGRGDSTQFLRSSMENNGIEIYRKLKTSNYSGMNNLAASIKVECEKHQSKAPKTLRFLDLLACYFKEELSSIYQIFDEDVTDERICEVVQPTPTVIIRGTSLINASKLHVILEKSVYIECADFFDAVTCAFGSYYVFNMQYPKEAKKTYEFVQRYFAGIGDNAPRSKKKTDENRLHPKVQALLEKFQ, from the exons ATGGATATGCTTGAAAGAGAAATTTTGAAGGTTTTACCTTCATTGCCAAATGAAGCAGTGAAAGCTGCGGCAAAAGTATTGTGTGACGATGTGGGAGTTGATGAAGTGAGTGATCTATGCGTGGTGGTTGAGGATGACCTCAAAGGAGTTTTGAAGCCTGCAAAAATTCGTCTTTTGCTAAATGCTTGGAAAGTTG AATCTGAAAAGTCTTCGGGGATGCTGGAAGATGTGTCGCCGGCCTCAACCCCTTCGACTAGCATGGACATACCAAGTTCTTCAACACCGAAGTCATTGTTTCAATTCAAAGTACCATGGGAAAAGTTTCCTCCGGAACTTCTTGTGTGctgtaaaaacaaattgaaaccTCCTCCTCTGCTCCGAAAGGAGATGGTAAGGATATTGGTTGAAGATGTCGATAAAATCAACAGAAAGCCGTCCAAGAAAGAATTCGATTATATAGCAAGGGCAATTACGGACAAGTATCCTGAGGCCTTTCAAGATGCATTTGGTGGGCAAGTTATCGGATCTGGTCATAAATCGCTTTGTGACCAGATGGTAAACAGGCGAGAGTATTTCAGAAGGAGCAGACGAAGGCTAGGGTATGAAACGCCACGCAAGCGAAAGTTTGGAAGTCCGGAAAAAAAGTCAACATCAACAGATCATACAGATGATATGGTAAAAAACCAAGATTGGTTAAAAGAACATTTCAAGTTGCAGCACCACAATGCCACGGAGGTATTGATAAAAATGGCGTCCACATTCGACCTTCAACGATTAACCATCAACAGTTTCATGATGATAACCGACTTACGGTTGGAGTGGCCATTCTTGTTTGAAAAACTTTATCTGTATGAACATTATGCGAGGCTACAGGGAAGGGGTGATTCCACACAGTTCTTGCGCAGCAGTATGGAAAATAATGGAATCGAGATTTACAG GAAACTAAAGACATCAAATTACTCCGGCATGAACAATTTGGCTGCATCCATAAAGGTCGAGTGTGAGAAGCATCAGTCTAAAGCTCCAAAAACTTTGAGATTTCTGGATCTCTTGGCATGTTATTTCAAAGAGGAATTATCATCCATTTACCAGATATTTGAT GAAGATGTAACAGACGAGAGAATATGTGAGGTTGTGCAGCCAACACCAACAGTTATCATTCGTG gcACCTCTCTTATCAATGCTAGCAAGCTACATGTAATATTGGAAAAGTCTGTATATATTGAATGTGCAGATTTCTTCGATGCAGTGACATGCGCCTTTGGATCTTATTACGTGTTCAATATGCAATACCCGAAGGAGGCAAAGAAAACGTACGAGTTTGTACAACG ATACTTCGCAGGAATTGGTGACAATGCCCCCCGCTCAAAAAAGAAGACTGATGAAAATAGACTACACCCAAAAGTTCAGGCCCTACTGGAAAAATTCCAATAA
- the LOC120328338 gene encoding alpha-centractin-like — protein sequence MDTYDVIANQPVVIDNGSGVIKAGFAGDQVPKCHFPNYIGRPKHIRVMAGALEDSLFIGPKAQEHRGLLSIRYPMEHGIVTDWNDMEHIWQYIYSKDQLQTFPEEHPVLLTEAPLNPRKNRDKAAEMFFETFNVPALFVSIQAILSLYATGRTTGVVIDAGDGVTHAVPIYEGFAMQHSMERIDLAGRDVTRFLRMLLRKEGHNFKTTAENEIVKTIKEKACYLAQNPQKEETAELEKKAYVLPDGSTIEIGTAKFRAPEVLFQPDLIGEECHGLHQVLCFCIQKCDMDLRRTLYQNIVLSGGSTLFKGFGDRLLSEVKKLAPKDIKIRISAPQERLYSTWIGGSILASLDTFRKMWVSKKEYEEDGSRAVARKMF from the coding sequence atgGACACCTATGATGTCATTGCGAATCAGCCTGTTGTGATTGATAATGGATCAGGTGTTATCAAAGCAGGGTTCGCAGGAGATCAAGTTCCAAAATGTCATTTTCCAAATTATATTGGTCGACCGAAGCATATTCGAGTAATGGCTGGTGCTCTTGAAGACTCATTATTCATTGGCCCGAAAGCTCAGGAACACAGAGGATTGCTCAGCATTAGATATCCAATGGAACATGGGATTGTAACAGATTGGAATGATATGGAGCATATCTggcaatatatttattcaaaagaTCAGCTTCAAACTTTCCCAGAAGAACATCCTGTTTTATTAACAGAAGCTCCATTAAATCCTAGAAAAAATCGTGATAAAGCAGCTGAAATGTTTTTTGAGACTTTTAATGTTCCCGCTTTATTTGTGTCCATACAAGCTATTCTTTCATTATATGCGACTGGTCGAACTACCGGTGTTGTTATAGATGCCGGCGATGGAGTCACACATGCTGTGCCTATTTATGAAGGCTTTGCAATGCAACACTCAATGGAAAGAATTGATTTGGCTGGCCGTGATGTCACCAGATTTCTTAGAATGTTACTGAGAAAAGAAGGTCACAATTTCAAAACAACAGCAgaaaatgaaattgtaaaaaCAATCAAGGAGAAGGCATGCTATCTTGCACAAAATCCCCAGAAAGAGGAAACTGCAGAATTAGAGAAGAAAGCTTATGTATTACCTGATGGAAGCACAATAGAAATTGGTACAGCTAAATTTAGAGCTCCAGAGGTTCTATTCCAACCAGACTTAATTGGCGAGGAATGCCACGGTTTACACCAAGTTTTATGTTTCTGTATTCAAAAATGTGACATGGACTTGCGTAGAACATTGTATCAAAATATTGTGCTATCAGGAGGCTCAACATTGTTCAAGGGGTTTGGAGACAGATTACTGTCAGAAGTCAAGAAGTTGGCACCAAAAGATATCAAAATACGGATTTCTGCACCACAAGAAAGATTATATTCAACATGGATCGGAGGATCAATTCTAGCTTCCCTTGACACTTTCAGAAAAATGTGGGTCAGTAAAAAAGAATATGAAGAAGATGGAAGCAGAGCTGTTGCCAGAAAAATGTTCTGA
- the LOC120327914 gene encoding uncharacterized protein LOC120327914, with the protein MSSENVHTSQLIVPSWVEEDQFIIARKKNGHLEQWHTFLHSKSGEKVSTQISSQPHYWHLERHGQDNTYRWRFYAVNSSGTKLYVIYDDNGNVHLDSSEMESKKRLFDVLLRSDGGVFLREPKNTADQSQTKFMTTDNTEQLHMVSDENPGQEFEWFILKTLDAIGQQHRMPFHVEMYVYQGSEKWISQEVLAQTKIAVNQTSTQHEWRVTIGDRWSFHTGVYHAHHVVRNGLDLILLDIVDDEKSKMSSDNSNTSHQLIVPAWVGEDQFIIARGKNGHLEQWHTFNHLKAGDKISTGISTQPHYWRLERLAYDDTYGWSFYAINSSGTKLYVTYDDNGNIHLRSSVMESTKRLFDALLRSDGGVFLREPKNTAGQSPAKFLTTDSTGHFHMVSDENPGREYEWFILKTLHAIGYQHRMPYYVEMFVYQGANKWISQYVNAHTEIPVNQSSIQHEWRVTTGDRWSFFSGVYHAHHVVAGGLDLIHLDITDIETSRLFPAEGISERYMFQSPQKEELYVGHDSRTVKLTAKSHATWWEPKLMRMSYVGKTFLVHYYPPLHKTDLPSHPQPCTVNI; encoded by the exons atgagTTCGGAGAACGTCCATACTTCTCAGTTGATCGTTCCTTCCTGGGTCGAAGAAGATCAATTCATAATTGCTAGGAAGAAAAATGGTCATTTGGAACAGTGGCACACGTTTCTCCATTCGAAATCTGGGGAGAAAGTTTCGACTCAAATTTCTTCGCAACCTCATTACTGGCATTTGGAAAGGCATGGGCAGGACAATACATACCGTTGGAGATTTTATGCGGTCAACAGTTCAGGCACTAAATTATACGTGATATATGATGATAACGGAAATGTACATCTGGATTCATCAGAGATGGAATCTAAGAAAAG ATTATTTGACGTACTTTTGAGATCTGATGGAGGCGTATTTCTCCGTGAACCTAAAAATACAGCCGACCAAAGTCAGACTAAATTCATGACAACCGACAACACAGAACAGCTTCACATGGTATCTGATGAAAATCCCGGTCAAGAATTCGAATGGTTCATTCTGAAAACTCTTGATGCTATAGGACA aCAACATCGAATGCCTTTTCATGTTGAAATGTACGTTTATCAAGGATCTGAAAAATGGATAAGTCAGGAAGTTCTTGCTCAAACTAAAATCGCAGTGAACCAAACCAGCACCCAACATGAATGGCGAGTCACTATAGGAGACCGTTGGTCGTTCCATACGGGTGTTTATCATGCTCACCATGTAGTTCGTAATGGTTTGGATCTGATACTTCTGGACATCGTCGAtgatgaaaaaag caaaatgaGTTCGGACAACAGTAATACTTCTCATCAGTTGATCGTCCCGGCCTGGGTCGGAGAAGATCAATTCATAATTGCTAGGGGAAAAAATGGTCATTTGGAACAGTGGCACACGTTCAATCATTTGAAAGCTGGAGATAAAATTTCGACTGGAATTTCTACGCAACCTCATTACTGGCGTTTGGAAAGGCTTGCATACGACGATACCTATGGTTGGAGTTTTTATGCGATCAACAGCTCGGGCACTAAATTATACGTGACATATGATGATAATGGAAATATACATCTGCGTTCATCAGTAATGGAATCAACAAAACG ATTATTTGACGCACTCTTGAGATCTGATGGAGGAGTATTTCTCCGAGAACCTAAAAATACAGCTGGCCAAAGTCCGGCTAAATTCTTGACAACGGACAGCACAGGACATTTTCATATGGTTTCTGATGAAAATCCTGGCCGAGAATATGAATGGTTTATCTTGAAAACTCTTCACGCTATAGGATA TCAACATCGAATGCCTTATTATGTTGAAATGTTCGTGTATCAAGGAGCTAATAAATGGATAAGTCAATATGTAAATGCTCATACTGAAATTCCAGTAAACCAAAGCAGCATCCAACATGAATGGCGAGTCACTACAGGAGACCGTTGGTCGTTTTTTAGTGGTGTTTACCATGCTCACCATGTTGTTGCTGGTGGTTTAGATCTCATACATCTCGACATCACTGATATTGAAACAAG TCGATTGTTTCCCGCAGAAGGAATTTCTGAGCGATACATGTTTCAGTCGCCACAAAAAGAAGAATTGTATGTAGGTCATGACAGTCGGACTGTAAAACTGACTGCTAAAAGTCATGCTACCTGGTGGGAACCAAAATTAATGCGTATGTCATATGTGGGAAAAACCTTCCTCGTACATTATTACCCGCCGCTTCATAAAACAGATCTTCCATCTCATCCTCAACCATGCACCGTTAATATTTAA